The following are encoded together in the Naumannella cuiyingiana genome:
- a CDS encoding amino acid permease, translating into MNLSDVGKRVLVGRKLPSDQLHQTLLPKRVALPVFASDALSSVAYAPDEILLTLSLAGLAGFAFSWPVAIVVAAVMLIVITSYRQNVRAYPSGGGDYEVATENLGANAGLGVASALLVDYVLTVAVSVSSGVQNARAIFPWIAGHEGILAAVLIGVLAAINLRGVRESGTLFAIPTYAFMVAVLGMVGIGLFRILALGHDISVETTDLQVIGEPDYVPFAGIAMAVLLMRAFSSGCAALTGVEAISNGVPAFRKPKSRNAATTLGLLGLVAVSMMLGVITLANLTGLKLIEDGNSTFARDGVPIDFEAHTAIAQLADAIFADFRPAFYFVIAATMVILFLAANTAFNGFPVLGSILARDGFLPRQLHTRGDRLAYSNGIVALAVLAIVLVLVFNASVTALIQLYVVGVFVSFTLSQFGMVRHWNRQLRGDLGPGERRTVMRSRVISLVGCVCTGTVLVVVLISKFTHGAYIAIIAMLVIFAMMKGINRHYAATARELAITSDDERLLPSRVHAVVLVSKVHKPTMRALAFAKASRPSTLEAITVAIDPDETEALVREWEATGVGMPLKVVASPFREMVNPVLNFVNGIRTESPRDVVNVYIPEYVVGRWWERVLHNQTAFFLRARLLFTPGVMITSVPYQLESSSGRRDRLAREDPMAFRLTGTVGNDDPSQK; encoded by the coding sequence GTGAACCTGTCCGATGTCGGCAAGCGGGTCCTGGTCGGCCGCAAGCTGCCGAGCGACCAGTTGCACCAGACGCTGCTTCCGAAGCGGGTCGCGCTGCCGGTGTTCGCCTCCGACGCCCTGAGCTCGGTGGCCTACGCCCCGGACGAGATCCTGCTCACCCTCTCGCTCGCCGGCCTGGCGGGCTTCGCCTTCTCCTGGCCGGTCGCCATCGTGGTCGCGGCGGTGATGCTGATCGTGATCACGTCTTACCGACAGAACGTCCGCGCCTATCCCTCCGGCGGCGGGGACTACGAGGTGGCCACCGAGAATCTCGGCGCGAATGCCGGCCTCGGCGTGGCCTCGGCGCTGCTCGTCGACTATGTGCTGACCGTCGCGGTGTCGGTTTCTTCCGGCGTCCAGAACGCTCGGGCGATCTTTCCGTGGATCGCCGGCCACGAGGGGATTCTGGCCGCGGTGCTGATCGGCGTGCTGGCCGCGATCAACCTGCGCGGGGTACGCGAATCCGGCACCTTGTTCGCGATCCCGACCTATGCCTTCATGGTGGCGGTGTTGGGCATGGTCGGCATCGGCCTGTTCCGGATCCTGGCGCTCGGCCACGACATCTCGGTGGAGACGACCGATCTGCAGGTGATCGGCGAGCCCGACTACGTCCCGTTCGCCGGCATCGCGATGGCGGTGCTGTTGATGCGGGCGTTCTCCTCGGGTTGTGCCGCGCTGACCGGTGTCGAGGCGATCTCCAACGGGGTGCCCGCATTCCGGAAGCCGAAGAGCCGCAATGCCGCCACCACGCTCGGGCTGCTGGGGCTGGTCGCGGTGTCGATGATGCTCGGTGTGATCACGCTGGCCAATCTGACGGGGCTGAAGCTGATCGAGGACGGCAACTCGACCTTCGCGCGCGACGGCGTACCGATCGACTTCGAGGCCCACACCGCGATCGCCCAACTCGCCGATGCGATCTTCGCCGACTTCCGGCCGGCCTTCTACTTCGTCATCGCCGCGACCATGGTGATCTTGTTCCTGGCCGCCAACACCGCGTTCAACGGATTCCCCGTGCTCGGCTCGATCCTGGCCCGCGACGGGTTCCTGCCCCGACAGTTGCACACCCGCGGCGACCGGCTGGCCTACAGCAACGGGATCGTCGCGTTGGCGGTGCTGGCCATCGTCTTGGTACTCGTCTTCAATGCCAGCGTCACCGCGCTGATCCAGCTCTACGTGGTCGGGGTGTTCGTGTCGTTCACGCTCAGCCAGTTCGGGATGGTGCGGCACTGGAACAGGCAACTGCGGGGTGACCTCGGCCCGGGCGAGCGACGCACCGTGATGCGTTCGAGGGTGATCAGCCTGGTCGGCTGTGTGTGCACCGGCACCGTGCTCGTCGTGGTGCTGATCTCGAAGTTCACCCACGGCGCCTACATCGCCATCATCGCCATGTTGGTGATCTTCGCGATGATGAAGGGGATCAACCGCCACTACGCGGCCACCGCCCGCGAGCTGGCGATCACCAGCGACGACGAGCGGCTGCTGCCGAGCCGGGTGCACGCCGTGGTGCTGGTCTCCAAGGTGCACAAGCCGACCATGCGCGCGCTGGCCTTCGCCAAGGCGTCTCGGCCCAGCACGCTGGAGGCGATCACCGTCGCGATCGACCCGGACGAGACCGAGGCGCTGGTGCGGGAGTGGGAGGCCACCGGGGTGGGGATGCCGCTGAAGGTGGTCGCCTCGCCCTTCCGCGAGATGGTCAATCCGGTGCTGAACTTCGTCAACGGCATCCGGACCGAGAGCCCTCGTGACGTCGTGAACGTCTACATCCCCGAGTACGTGGTCGGGCGCTGGTGGGAGCGGGTGCTGCACAACCAGACCGCCTTCTTCCTGCGCGCGCGGCTGCTCTTCACCCCGGGCGTGATGATCACCTCCGTGCCCTACCAGTTGGAGTCCTCCAGCGGCCGCCGCGATCGGCTCGCCCGGGAGGACCCGATGGCGTTCCGGCTCACCGGGACCGTCGGAAACGACGATCCCAGCCAGAAATGA
- a CDS encoding class I SAM-dependent RNA methyltransferase — MTAAPGEIVGPVRVGPVAHGGHCVARVDGRVIFVRHALPGELVRVAITDDSHDRFWRADAVEVLEADPERVSPACPVAGPGGCGGCDLQHVSAAGQVAWKTAVVREQLQRLGGYAWPGEVEAVEPRWGWRTRLGLVTDDDGRTGMRRHRSHDVVPLPEGGCRIAAPDPVLMVDGVPTGPAEVVERAAGRDWRVAADGFWQVHPAAADTLVSAVLEGLEPRAGERAFDLYCGVGLFAGALAARGVRVWGVEYARDAVEAARRNLADLEGVRFSAGPVERVLDRLPARTDLVVLDPPRKGAGRRVLERAVARRPRAIAYVACDPAALGRDLGYLLGGGWRVRSLRAFDLFPQTQHIEAVAILEPGPA, encoded by the coding sequence ATGACGGCCGCGCCGGGAGAGATCGTCGGCCCGGTCCGGGTGGGCCCGGTCGCCCACGGGGGGCACTGTGTCGCCCGGGTGGATGGCCGGGTGATCTTCGTCCGGCACGCGCTGCCGGGCGAGCTGGTCCGGGTCGCGATCACCGACGATTCCCACGACCGGTTCTGGCGCGCGGATGCGGTGGAGGTGCTCGAGGCGGATCCCGAACGTGTTTCGCCGGCCTGTCCGGTGGCCGGGCCGGGCGGCTGCGGCGGTTGCGATCTGCAGCATGTCTCGGCCGCCGGCCAGGTGGCCTGGAAGACCGCGGTGGTACGCGAGCAGTTGCAGCGCCTCGGCGGGTACGCCTGGCCCGGCGAGGTCGAGGCGGTCGAGCCGCGCTGGGGGTGGCGTACCCGGCTGGGGCTGGTGACCGACGATGACGGCCGGACCGGGATGCGGCGACACCGTTCGCACGACGTGGTGCCATTGCCCGAGGGCGGCTGCCGGATCGCCGCGCCCGACCCGGTGCTGATGGTCGACGGCGTACCGACCGGGCCCGCCGAGGTCGTGGAGCGCGCCGCGGGGCGCGACTGGCGGGTCGCCGCCGACGGTTTCTGGCAGGTGCACCCGGCCGCGGCTGACACGCTGGTGTCCGCCGTGCTGGAAGGACTGGAACCCCGCGCGGGGGAGCGGGCGTTCGACCTGTACTGCGGGGTGGGCCTGTTCGCGGGCGCCCTGGCGGCGCGCGGCGTCCGGGTGTGGGGCGTGGAGTACGCACGCGACGCCGTCGAGGCGGCGCGGCGCAACCTCGCCGATCTGGAGGGTGTCCGGTTCAGCGCCGGGCCGGTGGAACGGGTCCTCGACCGGCTGCCCGCGCGCACCGACCTGGTCGTGCTCGACCCGCCACGCAAGGGTGCCGGCCGGCGCGTGCTGGAGCGGGCGGTGGCCCGCCGGCCGCGCGCGATCGCCTATGTGGCCTGCGATCCCGCCGCGCTGGGGCGCGACCTGGGCTACCTGCTCGGCGGCGGCTGGCGGGTGCGCAGCCTGCGCGCGTTCGACCTGTTCCCGCAGACCCAGCACATCGAGGCCGTCGCCATCCTCGAACCCGGCCCGGCCTGA